The genomic window CCATAGAAAACACTTACATAGCAAGTTACTGGGCCCTTGCAACTGGAACAGCAGCAAAAGAAAACCTCGAAAACATGATAAAATACATCTACTACCTCCTCGGTGAAACAGACTACAACCCAGTTGAACATGGTGAAGGTCCAATAATGTCAAACCCGGACTGGGGATTATATCATCCTGATTATGGTGTGGCAGGCATCATTCCCACAAGAGATCAGATAAAAAATTGGATAGAAACAAATCCTGGACTGATACCACCCTATGACAGCCTAAAATGGATAGATCAAAATTATACAAGTTGGTCAAATGAACAACGCATGAACCTTTACAAAGAATTTGGAAGATGGTACAATCAGACAAAGAACATCACAGGACCATTCATTGTCGTGGTAAGCTACTCACCATCCCCAGTAGTTGATGCAATAATCAGGGAAGCTGAAAAAAATGGTAGAGCTATCTTCTGCCTATACCAGGGTGCAACTAATCCACCTATAACATCGTTCCTAGAAGAAATTGTAATTAGCAAAGCTCTTGGAAGAGACGTAAATGCAATAATATCATTATACTCTTGGTCTTTGAACTATCCCAACCTCCCTAATGGAGGTGCACTTCGAGAACTTACAATGATGAATATCCCAGTAATCAAAGGCGTGCAACTATATGACAATTCAAGTCTTACAAACCCCCTCGGAGCACAATATGAATGGACATGGCAAGTTACAATACCAAGCTTCGAAGGCGTATTTTCACCAATACTTGTATCATACACAGACACAAGTACATGGGATGAAATACCAATAGATCCAGGGGTTAAAAAGATAGTGGACATAGCTGATAAATGGGCGAAGCTAAAGGAAGTCGAAAACAGTGAAAAAAGATTGGCTATCATAGTATACAATTATCCACCTGGAAAGGATGGGCTCACAGCATCCTACCTAGACGTTTTCCAAAGTTTACACGATTTACTCATTAAACTCAAAGAAAATGGTTACACCACAGGAGACATACCATCCCCAGAAGAACTTTATGCACTATTAGTAGAATCTGGTAATAAAGGTACATGGGCAAAACCACTACTCGAACAATACATTTCAAAGCATAAGCCCATACTAGAAGAAAATGGACAACTCATAAGCCTTGAAACATACCTTAAATGGTTCAATGAACTCCCAGCGAAGCTAAGGGAAGAAGTTATCATGAAATGGGGAGAGCCACCCGGGGAACTGATGACAATAAACGAGACCATAGTAATCCCAGGGATAGTCCTAGGGAACATATTCATAGGTATACAGCCAAGCCGCGGATGGGAAGAAGTGCAGAATTACCATGAATCATACTTGCCACCACACCACCAATACATAGCATTCTACAAATGGATAGAAAAAACTTTCAAAGCAAACGCCATGATACATCTCGGAACCCACGGAACACTTGAATGGCTCCCAGGTCGGATGATAGGACTAACAGAGGAAGACTGGCCATTCCAACTCACAAACTTGCCAAACATTTACCCTTATATTGTCTCCAATCCCGGTGAGGGACTTGTGGCAAAGGACAGGAGCAACGCACTTATAATAGACCATATGACCCCTGCGATGGTCCAAGGTGGCCTCTACGGGGACCTCATCGAAATCCATGATCTCATACACCAATACAATAATGCATTGAAAGTTGGTAACCTACAAATACTCCCTGAACTTGAAAATGAGATAAAAACAAAGGCTTCAAAATTGGGCTTTAACATTTCAAGCGACTTTAAACAAGCTTTAGAAGAACTCCATCTTAGATTACATGAAATCGAAAATGACATAATACCCCTTGGACTCCACAGTCTCGGTAAGATTCTCAGTGGAGAAGAGCTTGTTGAAGAAGTTTTCACCATAGCATCTTCAAGGTCAGATTTCCTCGAAAATGTAAAAAAGAAACTATACCCTTCAATAGCATTAAGATATTCTGAAATGTCCAAGAACACATCTTACGAAAATGCTGTGGAAAATATCAAGGAAACAGCCAAAGAATGGATAAGAAATATAATAAATGGTATAATACCAGTGGAGATCGAAGCTAACGACTTGGAATTCATAAATGATACGATAAATAAAATCAGGGCAAATAGGGAATGGCAAAATCTATTAAATGCTCTCAGTGGCGGGTTTATAGAACCTGGATTGGCCGGAGACCCTGCATGGAATGATGTATTGCCAACAGGCGTTAACTTTTATGCTACTAACCCAAAGAAGATGCCAACAAAGGCTGCATGGGAAACTGCCAAGAAAATCGTGGATAAGTTACTCGCAGACTATTATAAGGCCCATGGAAAGTTCCCAGAGCTTGTAGGGATGGTCATGTGGGGTACTGAATTATTAAGGACTGACGGCATTGCAATAGCAGAATTCTTATACTTGCTCGGTGTGAAGCCTGATTGGAATCCTAATGGTGACTTGA from Methanothermobacter sp. includes these protein-coding regions:
- a CDS encoding cobaltochelatase subunit CobN, with translation MKTVNLIISVFVAIAMINTVSAAEVNGQIKEIYNETNGTYTTLDNAIPVENATIRIKYNGIIINETKTDKNGQYTIGFTPMTNPLELEISYLTYKKATYTINGPCTINHTFMPDIAIISSVPEKAKILASLNNRRIIYHDMWNPSSQANDWILEYVNFAYLDMAMPGTGWGDSWYPYLLKSPANKNYMIAAAFGYPTDTDTDPYGGDGLHLLKGNDTNDTPDTIENTYIASYWALATGTAAKENLENMIKYIYYLLGETDYNPVEHGEGPIMSNPDWGLYHPDYGVAGIIPTRDQIKNWIETNPGLIPPYDSLKWIDQNYTSWSNEQRMNLYKEFGRWYNQTKNITGPFIVVVSYSPSPVVDAIIREAEKNGRAIFCLYQGATNPPITSFLEEIVISKALGRDVNAIISLYSWSLNYPNLPNGGALRELTMMNIPVIKGVQLYDNSSLTNPLGAQYEWTWQVTIPSFEGVFSPILVSYTDTSTWDEIPIDPGVKKIVDIADKWAKLKEVENSEKRLAIIVYNYPPGKDGLTASYLDVFQSLHDLLIKLKENGYTTGDIPSPEELYALLVESGNKGTWAKPLLEQYISKHKPILEENGQLISLETYLKWFNELPAKLREEVIMKWGEPPGELMTINETIVIPGIVLGNIFIGIQPSRGWEEVQNYHESYLPPHHQYIAFYKWIEKTFKANAMIHLGTHGTLEWLPGRMIGLTEEDWPFQLTNLPNIYPYIVSNPGEGLVAKDRSNALIIDHMTPAMVQGGLYGDLIEIHDLIHQYNNALKVGNLQILPELENEIKTKASKLGFNISSDFKQALEELHLRLHEIENDIIPLGLHSLGKILSGEELVEEVFTIASSRSDFLENVKKKLYPSIALRYSEMSKNTSYENAVENIKETAKEWIRNIINGIIPVEIEANDLEFINDTINKIRANREWQNLLNALSGGFIEPGLAGDPAWNDVLPTGVNFYATNPKKMPTKAAWETAKKIVDKLLADYYKAHGKFPELVGMVMWGTELLRTDGIAIAEFLYLLGVKPDWNPNGDLKPEPVLMSPSELKIVIDGMEIQRPRIDVFVTAVTGYQGWIDLMNRAVELAASANDTINYVKKHYDECQSLDRVFGLRGLVLEGTGVSDLLPNTSKWEATSELADVYLSRVSYAWKSTPTGISIQQNKGTFQYLLKNMDLMTQNLDSTWRLLDTDDYYDWFGGMLLASRQLGGNPETSLVDIRNKNTIATRSIKEEIELEIRSQLLNPKYMDSLLSSPSGWMEYASRYKNAFAIAVTSNSISQQLWTQMAENLLTPRFSTPGPYGAFALQSMIAWVLEANRRGIWTPSNSGLVTQLVDKYIGIANQYGVACCHHTCGNIVFNQWVVSVSSLNSASLQRFAGVFAAAT